A genomic window from Elaeis guineensis isolate ETL-2024a chromosome 3, EG11, whole genome shotgun sequence includes:
- the LOC105040800 gene encoding indole-3-pyruvate monooxygenase YUCCA6: MDCWKEAEGKRVHDPWFYQYYRHSTAGDGHRMTTKPGATAKADRRVWVPGPIIVGAGPSGLVVAACLKEKGVPSLILERANCIASLWQLKTYDRLRLHLPKQFCELPLMPFPKWFPTYPTKQQFIAYLQDYARRFDIRPAFNETVVSAEYDAVLGFWRVRTEAVNGKEERTEYVSQWLVVATGENAEAVVPEFDGIREFKGTIMHTSTYKSGDVFRGKRVLVVGCGNSGMEVCLDLCNHNAHPSIVVRDAVHVLPREMLGSSTFGLSMWLLKWFPVQMVDRLLLLVARLMLGDTARFGLERPQIGPLELKSLSGKTPVLDVGTLAKIKSGDIKVCSAIKRFTGHGVEFVDGRSSEFDAVIFATGYKSNVASWLKEREFFSEKDGLPRRPFPNGWKGERGLYAVGFTKRGILGASMDAMRIARDIEQCWRAEAKQLLAFHCPSEQK, from the exons ATGGACTGCTGGAAGGAGGCAGAAGGCAAACGAGTCCATGACCCCTGGTTCTACCAATACTACCGGCACAGCACCGCCGGCGATGGTCACCGCATGACGACTAAGCCAGGTGCGACAGCCAAGGCTGACAGGCGCGTGTGGGTGCCGGGGCCGATCATCGTCGGGGCCGGGCCTTCGGGGCTGGTGGTCGCCGCCTGCCTGAAAGAGAAGGGAGTCCCCAGCCTGATCCTGGAGCGCGCCAACTGCATCGCCTCCCTGTGGCAGCTCAAGACCTACGACCGCCTCCGCCTCCACCTCCCCAAGCAGTTCTGCGAGCTGCCGCTGATGCCGTTCCCCAAATGGTTCCCGACGTACCCCACCAAGCAGCAGTTCATCGCCTACCTCCAGGACTACGCGAGGAGGTTCGACATCCGGCCAGCGTTCAATGAGACGGTGGTCAGCGCCGAGTACGATGCCGTGCTCGGGTTTTGGAGGGTGAGGACCGAGGCGGTCAACGGCAAGGAGGAGAGGACGGAGTACGTGTCCCAGTGGCTGGTGGTTGCCACCGGGGAGAATGCGGAAGCCGTCGTGCCGGAGTTCGACGGCATCCGGGAGTTTAAAGGGACCATCATGCACACAAGCACGTACAAAAGCGGCGACGTGTTTCGAGGGAAGAGGGTGCTAGTCGTCGGGTGCGGCAACTCGGGGATGGAGGTCTGCTTGGACCTCTGCAATCACAATGCCCATCCTTCCATCGTCGTCAGAGATGCG GTGCATGTTCTTCCTCGGGAGATGCTCGGTAGCTCCACTTTCGGGCTGTCCATGTGGCTGCTCAAGTGGTTCCCCGTGCAAATGGTGGATCGCTTGCTGCTGCTGGTCGCCCGCCTTATGCTCGGCGACACAGCCCGGTTCGGCCTCGAGCGGCCTCAGATTGGACCCCTCGAGCTCAAGTCGCTCTCTGGCAAGACTCCAGTCCTCGACGTTGGAACTCTCGCCAAGATCAAATCTGGAGACATCAAG GTCTGCTCTGCAATAAAGAGATTCACAGGACATGGAGTGGAATTTGTAGACGGGAGATCGTCGGAATTTGACGCTGTCATCTTTGCCACTGGCTACAAAAGCAATGTAGCATCTTGGCTAAAG GAGAGGGAGTTCTTCTCGGAGAAAGATGGCCTACCGAGGAGGCCCTTTCCCAATGGATGGAAAGGGGAGCGTGGGCTGTATGCTGTGGGGTTCACAAAACGTGGAATTCTTGGGGCTTCAATGGACGCAATGAGGATTGCTCGTGACATCGAACAATGCTGGAGAGCAGAGGCCAAGCAACTCCTGGCTTTCCATTGTCCCTCAGAACAAAAATGA